In one window of Kosmotoga pacifica DNA:
- a CDS encoding M48 family metallopeptidase, protein MKTMVFSVDFYAEERKNVRKTVLLVTLFYLMMAAFGLIIDLSFGLFPIFSTVFLAVATIQFLVSIFSGKAMVLKSVGARPYNPADYEEKQLKNIVDELTIAAGLSEPPALYVIENDEVINAFATGFKREDAVICVTTGLLKSLDREETSGVIGHELSHIINRDILIMTMISALIGAVVIIQVFALRALFSYLRFGGFARSRRRSKKGDNSTLAILAFLAAVAGLATLFSFVGKLSLFAVSRAREYFADARAVELTRNPVGLAGALRKIALKSKKLKTASTATAHLFITDPLKRKVNEKVTAFASLFSTHPPIYMRIAVLENRPPEEVKEELRIQ, encoded by the coding sequence ATGAAAACAATGGTTTTTTCAGTGGATTTTTATGCCGAAGAGAGAAAGAACGTCAGGAAGACGGTTTTGCTGGTTACACTGTTCTATTTGATGATGGCCGCTTTCGGTCTGATAATCGATCTCTCGTTTGGCCTTTTCCCGATTTTTTCTACTGTCTTTTTGGCAGTTGCTACGATTCAGTTTCTTGTTTCGATATTTTCTGGCAAGGCTATGGTGCTGAAGTCCGTGGGTGCAAGGCCTTACAATCCAGCTGACTACGAAGAAAAGCAGCTGAAGAATATCGTTGATGAACTGACTATTGCGGCCGGTCTCTCAGAACCTCCTGCGCTATATGTGATAGAAAATGATGAAGTGATAAATGCTTTTGCAACGGGTTTTAAACGCGAGGATGCTGTTATTTGTGTTACCACCGGTCTTCTAAAGAGTCTCGACAGAGAGGAGACTTCTGGAGTTATAGGCCACGAACTGAGCCACATTATAAATAGAGATATTCTTATCATGACCATGATTTCCGCCCTTATTGGTGCAGTCGTCATAATACAGGTCTTCGCTTTAAGGGCGCTGTTCAGTTACCTCAGATTCGGAGGCTTTGCGCGGAGCAGGCGGCGGAGTAAAAAGGGTGACAATTCTACACTGGCAATTCTCGCTTTTCTCGCCGCAGTTGCAGGGCTTGCGACACTGTTTTCTTTCGTCGGGAAGCTCTCACTATTCGCTGTATCGCGTGCGAGAGAATACTTCGCGGATGCACGTGCTGTGGAACTGACGAGAAACCCGGTAGGCCTTGCGGGTGCATTAAGAAAGATCGCCTTGAAGTCGAAAAAGCTAAAAACTGCGAGCACTGCAACAGCGCATCTCTTTATAACAGATCCGCTGAAGAGGAAGGTGAATGAAAAGGTCACCGCCTTTGCATCGCTTTTCAGCACACATCCGCCCATTTATATGAGAATCGCTGTGCTCGAAAACAGACCACCAGAAGAGGTCAAGGAAGAACTGAGGATACAATAA
- a CDS encoding LemA family protein — protein sequence MIIGAVILVVILILAFWFIGIYNGLIRLKKRVQNAWAQIDVQLKRRHDLIPNLVNAVKGYMKFERETLEKVMEARARAISAQGVGDKIKAERELGGFLGRLLAIVENYPELKANENVKQLMEELTTTENKISYARQFYNDTVTRFNTKIEIFPDNIVANMYSSKFQSFPLFEIEDKAEREVPKVDLNLEG from the coding sequence ATGATAATAGGGGCAGTTATTCTGGTGGTTATACTCATACTCGCATTCTGGTTTATAGGTATCTATAACGGTTTGATCCGGTTGAAGAAGAGAGTGCAAAACGCCTGGGCGCAAATTGATGTCCAGCTCAAGAGAAGACATGACCTCATTCCGAATTTAGTCAATGCCGTTAAAGGCTATATGAAGTTCGAACGTGAGACCCTTGAAAAGGTCATGGAGGCGCGTGCGAGAGCCATTTCAGCTCAGGGAGTGGGTGACAAAATCAAGGCCGAGAGGGAACTTGGCGGTTTCCTTGGCAGATTACTCGCTATCGTGGAGAACTATCCCGAATTGAAAGCAAATGAGAATGTCAAACAGCTAATGGAAGAACTCACGACCACAGAAAACAAGATATCCTATGCTCGGCAATTTTACAATGATACAGTAACGAGATTCAATACCAAGATAGAGATTTTCCCTGACAACATAGTGGCAAACATGTATTCTTCAAAGTTCCAATCTTTTCCGCTCTTCGAAATCGAAGATAAAGCGGAAAGGGAAGTGCCTAAAGTAGACTTAAATCTTGAAGGATGA
- a CDS encoding LysE family transporter — protein MFPLFPFLAYVFTMTFTPGPNNIMSMANANRFGYRKTLNFLLGVVSGFFTILLLSGLFNLALENIMPGIQLFMNIFGGLYIGYLGISVIIDRGHRTGAQKHLNNYLVGFSMQFANPKGILFGITIMANFIIPYYKSSISLILFSAFLTFVAFISVSCWALFGVLFQRFLSRYGKAINITLGLLLIYSAVSISGIMKFIKL, from the coding sequence ATGTTTCCATTATTTCCCTTTTTAGCATATGTTTTTACCATGACCTTTACCCCTGGGCCAAACAATATTATGTCCATGGCTAATGCTAACCGATTTGGGTATAGAAAAACATTGAACTTTCTACTTGGTGTAGTAAGTGGTTTTTTCACGATATTGCTCTTGAGCGGTTTGTTCAATTTGGCGCTGGAGAATATCATGCCTGGGATCCAGCTCTTTATGAATATCTTTGGTGGACTCTATATTGGATATCTGGGAATAAGCGTCATAATAGACCGGGGACATAGGACGGGTGCACAAAAGCACCTCAACAACTACCTTGTGGGGTTTAGCATGCAATTTGCAAACCCAAAGGGAATTCTATTTGGAATTACCATTATGGCAAATTTTATTATTCCCTACTACAAATCCTCTATCTCTTTGATTCTTTTTTCAGCCTTTCTCACCTTTGTGGCTTTTATTTCAGTTTCTTGCTGGGCACTCTTTGGTGTGCTTTTCCAGCGCTTCCTATCTCGTTACGGGAAGGCCATCAACATCACTCTTGGTTTGCTTCTAATCTATAGCGCAGTCTCCATTTCGGGGATCATGAAATTCATAAAGCTCTAA
- a CDS encoding TetR/AcrR family transcriptional regulator, translating to MSEKEKRIKKRREYFIRAAKEIIDYYGVKALSVRKVAEQAGYAPATIYNYFGSMDGLLSAVMDSYAAEAMEWLREKSSLDLPAARKIKVLYIEFARFFLEKPDLFKIIFMNENLVVIDDADIIPNFKEMYRLRIELFQRLSLEHGYESETAVKLERIITSMLFGMLYSYYYSTSNNTKEELLDELRLNIEYLIPEARDSE from the coding sequence ATGTCCGAGAAAGAAAAGCGCATAAAAAAGAGGCGAGAATATTTTATAAGAGCAGCAAAAGAAATCATCGACTACTACGGTGTAAAGGCGCTCAGTGTTAGAAAAGTCGCTGAGCAGGCGGGCTATGCTCCTGCTACCATCTACAACTACTTTGGCAGTATGGATGGCTTGCTAAGTGCTGTTATGGATAGTTACGCGGCTGAAGCAATGGAATGGCTACGGGAGAAGTCTTCACTGGATTTGCCAGCAGCCAGAAAGATAAAAGTTCTATACATCGAATTTGCTCGATTCTTTCTTGAGAAGCCTGATCTGTTTAAAATCATATTCATGAACGAGAACCTTGTAGTAATAGATGACGCTGACATTATCCCGAACTTTAAAGAAATGTATAGACTTCGGATAGAACTCTTCCAGAGATTATCTTTAGAGCATGGATACGAGTCTGAAACGGCAGTTAAGCTTGAAAGAATTATCACTTCGATGCTTTTTGGCATGCTCTATTCTTATTATTATAGTACTTCAAACAACACAAAAGAGGAGTTACTCGATGAGTTGAGATTGAATATCGAGTACCTGATACCGGAAGCGAGGGATAGTGAATGA
- a CDS encoding FMN-binding protein, translated as MKKLVKRVVIVFIVTFVLFGIFVASKMFLEISRVRKEAAAIEFSELELSKLEDGDYYGSYSLGLISAKVRVSVSNGKIDNIEIVEHITGKGKKAEDIVEAVIDEQSVMVDTISGATYSSKIILKAIENAVNNPE; from the coding sequence ATGAAAAAACTTGTAAAACGTGTCGTAATTGTATTCATCGTTACATTCGTACTTTTTGGAATATTTGTTGCATCCAAAATGTTTTTAGAAATCAGCCGTGTAAGAAAAGAAGCAGCGGCTATTGAATTCTCTGAACTGGAGCTTTCCAAACTCGAAGATGGCGATTATTATGGAAGCTATTCTCTGGGCCTGATCAGCGCCAAGGTTCGGGTGAGCGTTAGTAACGGAAAGATAGATAATATCGAAATTGTGGAGCACATAACGGGAAAAGGCAAGAAAGCAGAGGATATTGTAGAAGCTGTCATCGATGAACAGAGCGTTATGGTTGATACAATAAGCGGTGCGACATACAGCAGTAAGATTATATTGAAGGCTATTGAGAATGCTGTGAACAATCCGGAATAA
- a CDS encoding glycosyltransferase family 4 protein: MLHSVPLYGSGSGTYVRKLAEEFSKSHEVCVIYPGPPAYEKYITHNIEIKPVPVFTSHPTEPSRSFVEYDNHEIIQIISLYLSELSKLLEKFQPDIIHVQHLGIWCPIASMLKSLLNVPVVVTAHGTGLFVIERDSRFESMIRKCCADIDEVIAVSDSLRDKVVKTFPSLKEKSATIPGGVDLSKYSKPSMSKEEWRSTYNLKDKVILYVGRLIEEKGVQHLINVASAFPDAIVVISGSGGYENALKEMAIGKENVLLLPHLKDKIVDFFIHSDVLCVPSIWEEALGLVILEAMAAGTPVVASNIGGIPTAVKDGETGLLFEPGDEQDMKSKIKRILENPALSEMLSKNALKMVEEKFSWETIAGDVLKIYEKLI, from the coding sequence ATGTTGCACTCTGTCCCTTTATATGGCTCAGGCAGCGGAACTTATGTTAGAAAGCTCGCGGAGGAATTCAGCAAAAGCCATGAGGTTTGTGTGATATACCCCGGACCTCCAGCTTACGAGAAGTATATTACCCATAATATTGAAATAAAGCCGGTTCCTGTATTCACATCACATCCCACAGAACCTTCACGCAGTTTTGTGGAGTACGATAATCACGAGATAATTCAGATAATTTCCCTTTATTTGAGTGAACTATCAAAGCTGCTCGAAAAATTTCAACCTGATATCATTCATGTACAGCACCTGGGGATCTGGTGCCCAATAGCGTCAATGCTCAAAAGCTTATTAAATGTACCAGTAGTTGTCACAGCTCATGGAACCGGGCTGTTTGTCATAGAAAGGGACAGCAGATTTGAAAGTATGATCAGAAAATGCTGTGCGGATATTGATGAGGTTATAGCGGTTAGCGACAGTTTGAGGGACAAAGTGGTAAAAACCTTTCCTTCACTTAAAGAAAAGAGCGCTACCATACCTGGTGGTGTTGACTTATCAAAGTATTCAAAGCCTTCAATGTCGAAAGAAGAGTGGAGATCCACATACAACTTAAAGGACAAAGTGATTCTTTACGTTGGGCGCCTCATCGAGGAAAAAGGCGTACAGCATTTGATAAATGTCGCATCCGCTTTTCCAGACGCGATAGTGGTGATTAGCGGCTCTGGGGGTTATGAAAATGCATTGAAAGAAATGGCTATCGGTAAGGAAAATGTACTGCTTCTTCCGCACCTCAAAGATAAAATAGTTGATTTCTTTATTCATAGCGATGTATTATGTGTACCTTCAATATGGGAAGAAGCACTTGGGCTCGTGATATTGGAGGCCATGGCAGCTGGTACTCCGGTGGTGGCATCAAATATTGGCGGTATCCCGACTGCTGTTAAGGATGGAGAAACCGGGCTGCTCTTTGAACCGGGAGACGAGCAGGATATGAAAAGCAAGATAAAAAGGATACTAGAAAATCCTGCGTTGTCAGAGATGCTCTCAAAAAATGCACTGAAGATGGTTGAGGAAAAATTCTCCTGGGAGACAATTGCCGGAGATGTTCTGAAAATCTACGAAAAACTCATCTAA
- a CDS encoding flavodoxin domain-containing protein — translation MKVLILYSSKTGTTEKCARILSECLGSESSVVNLANAGRVDLSKFDGVILGSYIRVSKAPRKVRNFVEKNLELLKKKRLGVFLCMGETPDRFEEFLSNNFSKDFLDSCYVKGYFGGEFNFKKMGFLTRKVVQKISEGRELPFVREENIEKFAKDFEMEG, via the coding sequence ATGAAGGTCTTAATACTTTACAGCAGCAAGACTGGTACCACCGAAAAATGCGCCAGAATTCTTTCTGAATGCCTGGGCTCAGAGAGCTCCGTGGTTAATCTTGCAAATGCGGGCAGGGTAGATCTGAGCAAATTTGATGGCGTGATTCTGGGAAGCTACATACGCGTGAGTAAAGCACCAAGAAAAGTGAGGAATTTCGTCGAGAAAAATTTAGAACTATTGAAAAAGAAAAGGCTGGGGGTGTTCCTCTGCATGGGAGAAACACCTGATAGGTTTGAGGAGTTTCTTTCAAACAATTTCAGTAAAGACTTTCTGGACAGCTGCTATGTGAAAGGATATTTTGGAGGGGAATTCAACTTCAAAAAGATGGGATTCCTCACCAGGAAGGTGGTACAGAAGATATCTGAAGGAAGAGAGCTTCCCTTCGTAAGGGAGGAAAATATAGAGAAATTTGCGAAAGATTTCGAAATGGAAGGTTGA
- a CDS encoding PhoPQ-activated protein PqaA family protein yields the protein MSKSLCSFFLALFSFSTVIGVSMMDYLALEELPKTMEEAGFEVVIPLGTGSSGFGVFSFKPFKWKGIDWKNHLLIIKPANPRSKNALIFITGDYKIDAELLQVFNTLATQNGAYVAILFDIPNQPLFNGYREDWLIAYTFVRFLETGDYEWPLLLPMVRSTITAMNMLIDYARKDGFEIEGFILSGASKRGWTTWLTAACDSRVKAIAPIAFDNLNIREQMRHQLEFWGDYSKSIGEYVETGILNDLDDPKRIDLLQYIDPYSYREKLNIPKLIIVGTNDPYWPADAATLYFDGLSGEKGMVYAPNAGHGAETPRTVQAIGALFANLDEGVSLPKVSAEYSTTTSETEVQVGISINAGKWNISEVRLFSASSPIKDFRNARFDYKILESAEKTTTTLVIKGYTATYVEVVFQRKGRMVSISTPIRVFAGQ from the coding sequence ATGAGCAAATCTCTTTGTTCATTTTTTCTGGCTCTATTTAGCTTTTCAACAGTAATAGGGGTTAGCATGATGGATTACTTAGCGCTCGAGGAACTTCCAAAAACAATGGAGGAGGCAGGCTTTGAGGTAGTTATTCCGTTGGGAACGGGATCTTCAGGTTTTGGTGTTTTTTCTTTTAAGCCTTTCAAATGGAAAGGAATTGACTGGAAGAACCATCTTCTCATAATAAAGCCCGCGAATCCCAGGTCAAAAAACGCCCTAATCTTCATAACTGGTGATTACAAGATTGATGCTGAGCTTCTTCAGGTCTTCAACACGCTGGCAACTCAAAATGGAGCTTACGTAGCAATACTGTTTGATATTCCAAACCAGCCTCTCTTCAACGGTTATAGGGAAGATTGGCTCATAGCCTATACCTTTGTGAGGTTTCTGGAAACCGGTGACTATGAATGGCCGCTGCTTTTGCCGATGGTGAGAAGCACAATCACTGCAATGAATATGCTCATAGACTATGCAAGGAAAGATGGTTTTGAAATAGAGGGCTTCATATTGTCCGGAGCTTCTAAAAGAGGCTGGACAACGTGGCTCACTGCAGCCTGCGATAGCCGGGTTAAAGCCATCGCGCCAATTGCTTTTGACAATTTAAACATCAGGGAACAGATGAGGCATCAGCTTGAATTTTGGGGAGATTATAGCAAGTCCATAGGAGAATATGTTGAAACAGGCATACTGAATGATTTGGACGACCCAAAAAGAATTGACCTCTTGCAATACATTGACCCCTATTCTTATAGAGAAAAGTTAAATATCCCGAAACTCATTATCGTCGGGACGAATGACCCCTATTGGCCTGCTGATGCCGCAACGCTATATTTCGATGGGCTTTCAGGTGAAAAGGGAATGGTTTACGCTCCAAACGCAGGGCATGGTGCTGAAACTCCCAGAACAGTGCAGGCAATAGGTGCACTTTTCGCCAACCTCGACGAGGGAGTATCATTGCCCAAAGTTTCAGCGGAGTATTCTACAACTACGTCGGAAACAGAGGTTCAGGTTGGTATTTCTATCAACGCCGGTAAATGGAATATATCCGAGGTAAGGTTATTTTCAGCCAGTTCACCAATAAAGGATTTTAGAAATGCCAGATTCGATTACAAAATCCTTGAAAGCGCTGAGAAAACAACTACTACACTTGTTATCAAGGGATATACGGCAACTTATGTGGAAGTGGTATTTCAGCGAAAAGGAAGAATGGTGTCAATTTCAACACCAATTAGAGTGTTCGCTGGGCAGTAA
- the rsgA gene encoding ribosome small subunit-dependent GTPase A translates to MKGIVVNIQKGLYKVRPVNGAEDISCTLRGRLFKQSRTTKTLVVVGDYVEFQPVMGGRGVITTIEERRSKLIRKGAGKKGVHLEQVVAANIDQAILVFAVKDPRYNKNLIERYTISAKYGGIESVICFNKIDLIDPPEIQEDVKEYRNIGYTVLLTSVVVREGIEELKSLLKGKNSVFAGSSGVGKSSLVNAVFEEEKARTNTVSTSHYKGRHTTTSSQVYELPFGGRIIDVPGMREFGVIDDGTGIRNAFPDITELAKRCKFRDCRHINEPGCAVKEAVESGLLEERRYRNYLKLRGK, encoded by the coding sequence TTGAAGGGAATTGTAGTAAACATCCAGAAAGGACTGTACAAAGTAAGGCCGGTAAACGGCGCCGAAGACATTAGCTGTACCCTCAGAGGTAGGCTCTTCAAGCAGAGCCGGACAACCAAGACACTGGTCGTGGTAGGTGACTATGTGGAATTTCAACCCGTCATGGGGGGCAGGGGAGTGATAACCACAATAGAAGAGCGGAGAAGTAAATTGATCAGGAAGGGCGCCGGTAAAAAAGGTGTCCATCTGGAACAGGTTGTAGCCGCAAACATTGATCAGGCAATACTTGTTTTCGCGGTTAAAGATCCGCGTTATAACAAAAATCTCATTGAGAGATATACGATATCGGCAAAATACGGTGGAATCGAATCCGTCATCTGCTTCAACAAAATCGATCTTATAGATCCACCAGAAATCCAGGAAGATGTTAAAGAATACCGGAACATTGGTTACACGGTGCTGCTCACCAGTGTCGTGGTGAGAGAAGGGATAGAAGAGCTGAAATCCCTGCTGAAAGGCAAGAACTCTGTTTTTGCCGGAAGTTCCGGAGTTGGAAAATCTTCTCTCGTCAATGCGGTGTTTGAAGAGGAGAAGGCAAGAACCAATACAGTGAGTACCAGCCATTACAAGGGCAGGCATACCACGACGTCATCTCAAGTTTACGAATTGCCCTTCGGCGGAAGAATAATCGATGTACCTGGAATGAGAGAGTTCGGAGTAATCGATGATGGAACAGGTATTAGGAACGCCTTCCCCGATATTACCGAACTCGCTAAACGATGCAAGTTCAGAGACTGCAGACACATAAATGAACCCGGATGTGCCGTGAAAGAAGCCGTTGAATCCGGATTGCTGGAAGAAAGAAGATACAGAAACTATCTAAAATTGCGGGGGAAATAA
- a CDS encoding potassium channel beta subunit family protein translates to MEYRKVGKWGLRISELSLGSWLTFGNQLDVENAKAAMKEAFKQGVNFFDTAEAYANGMAEFIMGQVLKEFRRSDIVVSTKIFWGGEGPNDKGLSRKHLLEGTWNSLKRLQLDYVDIIYCHRPDPETPIEETVFAMDYIVRNGLALYWGTSEWSADELEAAHKACKELNCIPPIVEQPLYNMLARERVEKEYQPIYEKYGMGLTTFSPLASGILTGKYNDGIPENSRLARFPGLRKHFEERGLLSDETFRKVRKIGKIAQELSVKQSQLALAWCLKNPNVSSVILGVSNIEQLEENLKALEVKEKLTEDVMKEIESVLSE, encoded by the coding sequence ATGGAGTACCGTAAAGTAGGAAAATGGGGACTGAGGATAAGTGAGCTCTCTCTCGGTTCCTGGTTGACATTCGGAAATCAGCTCGATGTTGAAAATGCGAAAGCCGCTATGAAAGAAGCCTTTAAGCAAGGGGTTAACTTTTTTGATACGGCGGAAGCGTACGCCAACGGAATGGCGGAATTTATCATGGGACAGGTTCTCAAAGAATTCCGCAGATCGGATATCGTCGTTTCCACAAAGATCTTTTGGGGCGGCGAGGGCCCAAATGATAAAGGTCTTTCAAGGAAACACCTTCTCGAAGGTACCTGGAATTCTTTGAAAAGACTTCAGCTTGATTACGTGGACATTATCTATTGTCATAGACCTGATCCAGAAACTCCCATTGAAGAGACAGTGTTCGCCATGGACTACATCGTAAGGAACGGGCTCGCTCTTTACTGGGGGACATCGGAATGGAGCGCTGATGAACTCGAAGCAGCTCATAAAGCTTGCAAAGAGCTGAACTGCATCCCACCCATTGTTGAACAACCTCTATATAACATGCTCGCGAGGGAAAGGGTGGAAAAGGAATATCAGCCGATATATGAAAAGTATGGAATGGGATTGACTACTTTCAGCCCTCTCGCTTCCGGAATCCTTACAGGGAAGTACAATGATGGAATACCTGAAAACAGTAGACTGGCCCGCTTCCCGGGTTTAAGAAAACATTTCGAAGAACGGGGACTACTCAGCGATGAGACCTTTAGAAAAGTGCGAAAAATTGGAAAGATTGCGCAAGAACTTAGTGTTAAACAGTCCCAGCTGGCACTGGCATGGTGTCTGAAGAACCCGAACGTTAGTAGCGTTATCCTTGGTGTAAGTAACATCGAACAGCTCGAAGAGAACCTGAAGGCTCTCGAGGTGAAGGAAAAGCTTACCGAGGACGTGATGAAAGAAATCGAAAGCGTGCTGTCAGAATGA
- a CDS encoding restriction endonuclease, whose amino-acid sequence MPEPVVDFSPLFYMIFVFLIPVFIFGGIRILIAVIKRNKLKKAGLPEIDKMSGEEFEIYLEQHFRKLGYHVHRTKYIGDYGADLIIEKDDIRTAVQAKRYNRSVGIKAVQEVVASMKFYECSRAIVVTNSRFTEAAQTLARKNNVELWDRNKLAKSILNSKDAGTQALTSNRVKEVGVSIKSVSKSRKPEKQKVQEKSSSSTEKSLPDNPVCYKCGKPVTEKTRDYCLQHREMFFGRIYCYEHQKPFKQAFKDKMKVFTEKKDRR is encoded by the coding sequence ATGCCGGAACCGGTCGTTGATTTTAGCCCGTTATTCTATATGATTTTCGTTTTTTTAATTCCCGTTTTTATCTTTGGGGGAATTAGGATTTTAATAGCAGTAATCAAAAGAAACAAACTTAAAAAAGCGGGTTTACCAGAAATAGACAAAATGAGCGGCGAAGAATTCGAGATTTATCTTGAACAGCATTTTAGAAAACTTGGTTATCACGTTCATAGGACAAAATATATTGGCGATTATGGAGCCGATCTCATTATTGAGAAAGATGATATTAGAACCGCCGTACAAGCAAAGAGATATAACAGAAGTGTGGGTATTAAAGCTGTCCAAGAAGTAGTGGCTTCAATGAAGTTCTATGAGTGTTCACGGGCTATTGTAGTGACCAACAGTAGATTCACTGAAGCCGCTCAAACCCTCGCCAGAAAAAATAATGTCGAACTGTGGGATAGGAACAAGCTCGCAAAATCAATTTTGAATTCAAAAGACGCCGGCACACAAGCTTTGACTTCGAATCGAGTTAAAGAGGTTGGGGTTTCTATAAAATCGGTTTCAAAATCAAGAAAACCTGAAAAACAAAAAGTTCAGGAAAAATCTTCATCATCTACAGAAAAATCCCTTCCTGATAACCCTGTATGTTACAAATGCGGCAAACCGGTTACTGAGAAAACCAGAGATTACTGCCTTCAACACCGAGAAATGTTCTTTGGAAGAATTTATTGCTACGAACATCAGAAACCCTTCAAGCAGGCTTTTAAGGATAAAATGAAGGTTTTCACTGAGAAGAAAGATCGACGGTAG